A genomic stretch from Shewanella sediminis HAW-EB3 includes:
- the narL gene encoding two-component system response regulator NarL, whose amino-acid sequence MTTAQILLVDDHPTLRQGLAQLISLEDNLDVVAQAGSGDEAISLAIKHSPDLILLDLNMKGLSGIDTLIALKRAEVQSKIVIFTVSDSESDVLQAIKFNTDGYLLKDSEPEELIEKINLAIQGEFVISNPLTQIMARSLRPNSKKVSPLESLTQRELQNLKLIAAGKSNKDIANKLGIAETTVKVHVKNLLKKLGLKSRVEAAVWAVEHKISH is encoded by the coding sequence ATGACTACAGCACAAATATTACTGGTTGATGACCACCCCACTCTGCGCCAAGGTTTGGCTCAACTTATCTCCTTAGAAGATAACCTGGACGTTGTCGCACAGGCAGGCTCGGGGGATGAGGCGATAAGCCTTGCCATAAAGCATTCACCGGATCTGATTTTACTCGATCTCAACATGAAGGGCTTAAGCGGCATAGACACCCTAATCGCCCTTAAACGCGCCGAAGTGCAGAGTAAAATCGTCATCTTCACCGTATCAGACAGTGAAAGTGATGTGTTGCAGGCCATCAAGTTCAATACCGATGGTTACCTCCTGAAAGACTCGGAGCCAGAAGAGCTTATCGAGAAAATCAATCTCGCCATCCAGGGGGAGTTTGTGATCAGCAACCCGCTAACCCAGATCATGGCAAGATCGTTGAGACCCAACAGTAAGAAAGTCTCACCACTTGAAAGCCTCACCCAACGTGAGCTGCAAAACCTCAAGCTTATCGCCGCAGGCAAGAGCAATAAAGATATCGCCAACAAGCTCGGCATCGCCGAGACGACGGTCAAGGTTCACGTGAAGAACCTGCTTAAAAAGCTGGGCTTAAAGAGCCGGGTCGAGGCGGCGGTATGGGCGGTGGAGCATAAGATCAGTCATTAA